From a single Nothobranchius furzeri strain GRZ-AD chromosome 9, NfurGRZ-RIMD1, whole genome shotgun sequence genomic region:
- the LOC129156184 gene encoding spectrin alpha chain, non-erythrocytic 1-like produces the protein MSDLSAYGSSIQALKEQAQSCRDLKANESRLRDINKVASELESEGLMAEEAPMVQAQQQKHLGSAPGKDEADSNTASPWKTVRLGVQTTANFNSIKVRGSSSLPV, from the exons atgtcggacctgtcggcttacggcagcagcatccaggccctgaaggagcaggcccagtcctgcagg gacctgaaggccaacgagtcccgcctgagggacatcaacaaggtggcatctgaactggagtcagaaggtctgatggctgaggaggctcctatggttcaggctcag caacaaaaacatctgggttctgctcctggaaag gatgaagccgactctaacacggcgtcaccctggaag accgtacggttgggcgttcagacgacggctaactttaattccatcaaggtaagaggaagctcttcccttcctgtctga